CGTTGATGGGGTGACCAAACTCAGTAAGATCCGGTATAAATCTCACCGTGAGCAGTTAGCTGAAAATCACCGTAAATTATTACTTGCGATGTCAAAAGATCTGCGAGTGATCATTGTTAAATTGGCTGACCGTTTGCATAATATGCGCACTTTGAAGCACTTACGTCCAGATAAGCAACGACGGATCGCAAATGAGACTTTAGAGATCTATGCTCCATTAGCAGATCGTTTGGGGATCAGTACGATCAAATGGGAATTAGAAGATACTTCTTTACGCTATTTGAACCCACAACAATACTATCGGATCGTCCATTTAATGAACTCAAGACGTGATGAACGCTTGCAATACATCAACCAAGCGATCCAAGAGATCAAAGATGCGATCGCTGATCTAAAACTTGATTGCGAGATCTATGGTCGACCAAAACATATCTATTCTATTTACCGCAAGATGCGCGATCAACATAAACAATTTAATCAGATCTATGATCTTTTAGCGATCCGTGTGATCGTTAAGTCGATCAAAGATTGTTATGCTGTTTTGGGGGCGATCCATACAAAATGGACACCGATGCCAGGGCGTTTCAAAGACTATATCGCGATGCCAAAAGCTAATATGTATCAGTCTTTGCACACAACTTTGATCGGTCCGAAGGGGACCCCCTTTGAAGTCCAGATCAGAACAGAAGAGATGCATCGTGTGGCTGAATATGGTATTGCAGCTCACTGGGCTTATAAAGAAGGGAAAACAGATGGTGTCAAGGCAACATCGACTGGTGAAAAGTTAAATTTATTCAAAGAGATCATTGAATTGCAAAATGAAGCTAGTGATGCTAATGATTTTATGGAAAGTGTCAAAGGAGATCTCTTTTCAGATCGAGTCTATGTTTTCACTCCTAAAGGTGATGTTTTCGAATTACCTAAGGGCGCTGGTCCATTAGATATGGCGTATTCGATCCACACTGAGATCGGAAATCATACGACAGGAGCTAAAGTCAATGGTAAGATCGTCCCGCTTGATTATCAAGTGAAAAATGGTGATATCGTTGACATTTTGACCTCGCAAAATTCAGCTGGACCTAGCCGTGATTGGCTTGACTTAGTGCATACGAATAAGGCACGAAATAAAGTCAAACGCTTTTTCAAACAGCAAGATCGTTTACAAAATATCGATCGTGGGAAAGATATTCTAGAGACAGCTCTTTTAGAAGATGGCTACGCTGTTCATCAAGTTTTGACGGCTAAAAATATCGACCGCGTCTTAGAAAGAAGGCATATTTCGACTGAAGATGAT
This window of the Ligilactobacillus faecis genome carries:
- a CDS encoding RelA/SpoT family protein produces the protein MEKDVIWSAEDVINKCKEYMNEEHVAIVQKACDFATYVHREQFRKSGEPYIVHPIQVAAILAELKMDPETVSAGFLHDVVEDTPVILADIGELFGKDIEVIVDGVTKLSKIRYKSHREQLAENHRKLLLAMSKDLRVIIVKLADRLHNMRTLKHLRPDKQRRIANETLEIYAPLADRLGISTIKWELEDTSLRYLNPQQYYRIVHLMNSRRDERLQYINQAIQEIKDAIADLKLDCEIYGRPKHIYSIYRKMRDQHKQFNQIYDLLAIRVIVKSIKDCYAVLGAIHTKWTPMPGRFKDYIAMPKANMYQSLHTTLIGPKGTPFEVQIRTEEMHRVAEYGIAAHWAYKEGKTDGVKATSTGEKLNLFKEIIELQNEASDANDFMESVKGDLFSDRVYVFTPKGDVFELPKGAGPLDMAYSIHTEIGNHTTGAKVNGKIVPLDYQVKNGDIVDILTSQNSAGPSRDWLDLVHTNKARNKVKRFFKQQDRLQNIDRGKDILETALLEDGYAVHQVLTAKNIDRVLERRHISTEDDMYAAIGFGELQPAGIVNILTQDIREEQELKRKQQQEKELLEDHKGIKNVSADKKKKHEEGVLIEGIDNLLVRMSHCCSPIPGDDIVGYITKGRGVSVHRIDCPNVKNAEKNGTRLIDVSWNVLPDARTHYDTDLEIQGYNRSGLLNDVLQAINNTTKQLNSINGRIDHNKMATIDVTVGIRDKVHLQRVMDGIKRVPDVYVVKRTIH